DNA sequence from the Cohnella herbarum genome:
TCTTTCCACAGCGCTGTTGTCTCCGCTCAGGCTGATACCTATGCCGTTGCCTTGGAGTTTTTGCGCCGGATCTCCGATTGGAGCAAACGTGTTCGTATCGTTGAAGTCAATGAACACTCCGGCAAGTTCGTTGGCCGTCTTGACTACCGTCAAATTGAAGGTTTTAGTTACAGGCGTTGCATTCCCTTTCGTTATTGTCGCCGTAAGGGTTACGGCTTTGTCTTGGTTAGGGTCGCGAGTAACGCTGCCGGTAGCGGTATCCAAGATACCTGTAGGTACGGCCGACCATGCGATCGCCGTATCGTTCGCGCCCGTTGCCGGAAGAGTCAACGCCGTTCTTACTCCGGATTGGTTCGCATTCGCGTTTTTGATCGTGTCCCATGTCAGCTGTGCGTCCGCGTCCGCTACGGCTTGATTGTCGTCAAGATGCACGACCTTAACTCTTGTATGCGTTCCTGCGAAAGGATATTGCGTATTTTGAGCCGTGCGTGCGAATGTATAATAGGTGTTGCCTGTGGGTTTGGGAATTTGCATAGAATAAATGCCCGAATCGAGCGTACCCGTCGTCCAATCGCCTTCCTCAGGAGCGCTGCCGGTCGCGTTGATCGCGAACTGCACGGCCTGACCGTTCGTCGGCGCTGCCGACGATAACGTTACGTTTCCGTTTGTCTCAACGGCTGCCGGAATTGGTTTCGGCGAATCCGCGTTACCCTGGAAACGAGCGTTCTTAATATAGATGTCGCCTTGAGGCACGGAAGCCCATTGCATTTGCAGTCTCATTTCCTGTACCGTGTCCAAGGTAACGGGATTGAAGCCATTCGGAGAATTGGCTGTCGATAATTGCGCATATACGGTAATCCATTCATTGACATGTCCGTTTCTGATATCACTAACATTAAGGTTAAGACGCGAATTGGTGTCCAGATTGTTACCGCCGGATGCAATCGCGATCCAGTTATTACCGCTGGAATTTAATAGGTCCGTATGAGTCACATACATATCAAACACGAAATATTGATTCGCGTAAGCTAATAGATTCTGATTACCGCTATTGGCATTCCAAATTCGTTCGGCGCCGGCGCCTATTTTTCCGGCGCCCAGCTTAACCGCATTATTGCCATCCGGCGCAACGGTATTGATCGTCCCCTCCTCTATATTAGGAAAATACGCCGCAGTCCGAGCGTTGACCTCCGCCGGCATGGCTTTCACCGTCAAAGTAAAAGTTTTCGTAGCGCTTGCGCTCCCCTTGGTTATTGTCGCCGTGAGGACTACGGTTTTGTCTACTTCCCTATTCAATAGACCATTTACGCTTCCGGTGTTGCTTATGGCCGCATTGTCCGAAGACCACGCTACGTTCGTCGTGCCTATTGTCGTCGGGAGACTAAGTTGCGATTTCACATCGTTTTCAGAAGTATTATTGCCTTTGATCGTATCCCAGGTCAAAGACGCCGCAGCCTGGCTTACTAAAGTTTGTTCATCTATAGACGTTACGGTGATTCTTGATGAGGCGCCGACGAAGTTGTAACTGCCGTTTGCTTTCGCGCGCGCGAAAACATAGAAGGTGTCTGCTGAAGGTAATGTGGCAAATTGATGAGTATAAACGTTACCGTTGTTAATCCCATCCACCCAACCGGATCCAGGAGCGATCCCGTCTTCGCTTATGGCGAATTCCACGGCTTGCCCGCTAGCCGGCGCGTTCGCGGTTACTGTTTTCGTTGCTACGTCAAGCGAGGGAACCGTTGACGGAGAACCCGGAACGCCTAACGTGCTTTTCTGGAAACGCGGGTTTTTGATGAATACGTCGGTGCTAGGGACATTCGTCCCCCATTGCAGATGCATGGCCAATCTGGTTACTTGGTCTAGCCAGGCGTCGTTGAAATTCCCGGCCACGGTGCTTGTCGACGATAACTTCGTATAGACCGTCGCCCATGTGCCGACAGCCGCGGTCGAGACCCCGCTTACATTAAGCTGGAGACGAGAATCGTTGTTAAACTTGTCGGTAGGATGAGGATTACTGTCGCTTACGATGACCAGCCAGTTATTTCCTTGAATGTCTTTAAAGCTTTCATTTGGAACGTACATCTCGAAGGCGAAGTAGCCGTCTTTATAAGCTAGTACATTATGCGGAGGCACCAGGCTCGGCGTGAAGAGGTTATCCCATGGACCGCCGTTCTTGGAGGTTCCCGTGTTCAACTTCCACGCTACCTGTCCGTCCGGAGCAAGGGTTGACGTTGCCGTGTTACCGTCCGAACCTGCATTTACGGTCAGAAGATTTACGTCATCCCCCCATGCCGCGCTGACAATTCTAGGTGGAGAAAACAAAGTAAGTAGCATCGCTGTCACAAGTAAAAATGCTAATAACCGTCTTTTTATCATTCTTAAATTTCCTCCATATATCCTTTTTTTTGGTTTTGAAGAGATCCCATAACTCTATAGAACCCCTCCTATGTGGCCTCACAACGCTTTCCCGCTTTATGCTCGCCTCCGCATCACCTCTACTCTTCCATTTGTCCAATCTCTTAAAAGCGAATTCGTCCACAATCGACAATATGTTAGCGCTTTCAACATCATTCAATGAGCGAAACGCAGACGTGGAAATAACGTATTCTCATCCCTTCTTTACACCCTATAAAACTTTCATAGAACAAAACTCCGCATATATTGTGGACTATCTAATCATACGAGTGTTGCAATAAAGTTCCTACGAGGCAGTCTTATCCTTTACGGGGGCAATTTTGCCTTCATTTTCTAAAGCTTATTATTTGGATAGCGAGAAAGGTAGGCGTACAACAAAGGACGACTATGAATAGCCGCCCCTGTTTGATCTAACAACCTAATAGTCCCCAGAATTACGGGGCTTGAATGACTTAAAGTTTGTTGGAAATCACTTCATCAAGAAACTTATAAGCATCGCGATTAAATTTCCAGGATATCCCGAATTTATCCACCAGCATGCCAAAGCACGAAGACCAAGGAGTCTCGGATAATGGCATTATCACGTAGCCGCCAACAGATAAATGAGTAAAATATTGCTCCAATTTTTGTTTATTTTCGATAACTAAACTAATCCATACGTTGTTTCCTTTCACCAGCTCGCCTGTTACGCTCTTCATGGAAGGCAGCAGATCCGACATCATGATCTTCCCTCCCGCGAATTCGATGGAAGACTCCATGATCATATTCAACTCGTTTTCCGGCAGTAGATAGTTCGGATCTTGTGGAAAATCTTTAAATTTCACTTTTTTTACTTCGGTTGCATTCAATGCCTTCGAATAAAATTCAATCGCTTGTTCTGTAATCCCGTCAAAGTTTAAATAAGCAATAGCTGGCATAAAGCACTACCTCCTTCTTGTGATACCTGTAGTATAATTTATAAAAGGTGACATCTTATTGTCACCTTTCGGAGATAAAGTGGTAAAAAAGAGAGGGCGACTATGGCGGGTCGGTCCGAGATTCTTCAACTTTTGAAAACATTTCAAGAATCCATCCTCAATCGAAGATTGGTTTCATTCGAATATATGGATAAAGATGGCACTGCGACAAACAGAATCGTCGAACCGATCAACTTCATTTCAGCGAAACGAGCTGGTATCTGAAAGGATTCTGTCAAGCTATCAGCCGAGGCTATTCGCCATTCGGGCGTTGATCGCTCCTAGCATTAAAGATCAATTCGAAAGGTACGGTCGAAAGAGTATCATATAAATAAAATGATGGAGAACTATAGTTACGATTAACGTGATGCTATTGAAGCGTCCCGTTCTTATGTTCCATAAGCAGCTTTGGTACGATCTTCTGTTTGCGCCCGAACCCTATCGGGAGGATTTCCTTATCCGAAATTTCTATTTACTGTTAAAGAATAATGATATATTCTAGACAGAATTATGAGAAATATTAGGAGGCACCCTCGTGGCACTGAAAAAGATGACCGCAGCACTACTTGTGTTTTTACTCTTTACGACATCGCTTGCGGTGAATCAAGTTAAAGCAGCATCACCAACGACTACAGGTCTGAACTTGCCTCTGGTCAAAACGTATAAAGCCGGAGAAGTGCTTGAATTCACCGTAGTATTCAATGAGAATGTGAACGTGACGGGCGGAACGCCTAGCTTAATGCTCGATGTTGGCGGGACGATGCGGCAAGCATTTTATAAGTCTGTGCCTGGCTCTTCGATGTATTTGTCGTTTTCTTACAGGATTCAACCGGGCGATAACGATGCGGACGGCATTCAGGTCTTAGGCCCCATTCAATTAAATGGCGCCTCCATCACGAATTCTACTGCAGAGGCCGCCGATCTCGGCAGCGGCTTTGGTCCAAGCGGCGCATCGATACTGAATACCCCTATTAAAATAGATACGGTCGTTCCGAGTATTCTATCCGTTAGTTATCCCCTTGATAATACGTATGTTGCAACCGAACCTCTCTCCTTCACTTTATCATTCTCTGAGAATATTGTCGTTAACACCCTATATGGTAAGCCCTATCTCAGTCTCAACATCGGTGGAACGGAAGTACGCGCAGAGTATGTATCAAATGGGCCTAATCAGATTGTATTTCAATATAGCGTCGAAGCCGGACTTCAAGATTTCAACGGGATTACGATCGACAATGAAGTAAAGATGTATGGAGGCGTGATTGAGGATGCCGCGCATAATTCGATCAATCCGGTTTTCCCGAATGGAATGGTTACAGTTCTTACCGGCGTACAAGTAAATGCCGGTGGAGCATCCCCCGTAACGGAGATCATTCCTACTAACGGCTATTATAATGAAGGCAAGATCTTGGATTTCGTATTCCATTATAATCAGAATGTGACTGTAACCGGCGAGCCTTATCTTCCTTTGTTTTTCGGAACGACACAAGAACCGACAGTACGGCAAGCAACGGTTGCCGACGTATCCGGGAACGAGGTTACATTCCGGTATATTGTTCAGAGCGGGGATGAAGCTCTTCACGGTGTAAGGGTCGGCAACGCCATCCAAGGCGGAAGTATAAACGACTCGAGTGTATCGACTCCGATGCCTATCGCCGTTTACAAGCTTGCGCTTTCGGACGTGCGGGTCGATGCCGTCCTTCCCAAAGTACAGCATTTCTTTTTCACTCCAACCAATCGGAACTACGTGACGGGAGAAAGCTTCGAGTACAGGCTTCGCTTCACGGAGCCCGTGCAGGTTACGGGTACTCCGAGTTTGTCGT
Encoded proteins:
- a CDS encoding VOC family protein, producing the protein MPAIAYLNFDGITEQAIEFYSKALNATEVKKVKFKDFPQDPNYLLPENELNMIMESSIEFAGGKIMMSDLLPSMKSVTGELVKGNNVWISLVIENKQKLEQYFTHLSVGGYVIMPLSETPWSSCFGMLVDKFGISWKFNRDAYKFLDEVISNKL